A stretch of Pleurodeles waltl isolate 20211129_DDA unplaced genomic scaffold, aPleWal1.hap1.20221129 scaffold_210, whole genome shotgun sequence DNA encodes these proteins:
- the LOC138274927 gene encoding histone H1-like: protein MRGAPAGGTFLICASASTLCTMAETAPAAAAPPAEVAPKKKAKKAAGPSKAKKPAGPSVAELILKAVTASAERKGVSLAALKKVLSADGYDVDKNKSRVKAALKGLVSKGALAQLKGTGASGSFKVNKKQLEGKKAAKKPAAKKPAAKKAAPAAKKPKKAPAGVKKSPKKAKKPAAAKSPKKPKAAPAKKAAKSPAKAKAAKPKAAKKSPAKVVKPKAAKPKAAKPKKAAPKKK, encoded by the coding sequence ATGCGCGGAGCTCCGGCGGGAGGGACATTTCTCATCTGTGCTAGCGCCTCGACTCTCTGTACCATGGCTGAAACCGCTCCAGCTGCCGCGGCCCCTCCCGCTGAAGTAGCCCCCAAGAAGAAGGCGAAGAAGGCGGCGGGGCCGTCTAAGGCCAAGAAGCCCGCGGGACCCAGCGTCGCCGAGCTCATCCTGAAAGCGGTCACCGCCTCTGCCGAGAGGAAGGGGGTCTCCCTGGCGGCGCTGAAGAAGGTGCTGAGCGCCGACGGCTACGATGTGGACAAGAACAAGAGCCGCGTCAAGGCCGCCCTCAAGGGCCTGGTCAGCAAGGGCGCCCTGGCCCAGCTGAAGGGCACCGGCGCCTCCGGCTCCTTCAAGGTGAACAAGAAGCAGCTGGAGGGCAAGAAGGCGGCCAAGAAACCAGCGGCCAAGAAACCAGCGGCCAAGAAAGCCGCCCCGGCCGCCAAGAAGCCCAAGAAGGCCCCCGCGGGGGTGAAGAAGAGCCCGAAGAAGGCCAAGAAGCCGGCGGCGGCCAAGAGCCCCAAGAAGCCCAAAGCTGCCCCGGCCAAGAAGGCTGCCAAGAGTCCCGCGAAAGCAAAGGCGGCCAAGCCCAAGGCAGCCAAGAAAAGCCCCGCCAAGGTGGTGAAACCCAAGGCGGCCAAACCCAAAGCAGCCAAGCCCAAAAAGGCAGCGCCCAAGAAGAAGTAA
- the LOC138274928 gene encoding histone H3, translated as MARTKQTARKSTGGKAPRKQLATKAARKSAPATGGVKKPHRYRPGTVALREIRRYQKSTELLIRKLPFQRLVREIAQDFKTDLRFQSSAVMALQEASEAYLVGLFEDTNLCAIHAKRVTIMPKDIQLARRIRGERA; from the coding sequence ATGGCCCGCACCAAGCAGACCGCCCGCAAGTCCACCGGAGGGAAGGCGCCTCGCAAGCAGCTGGCCACCAAGGCTGCCCGCAAGAGCGCGCCTGCCACCGGAGGAGTCAAGAAGCCTCACCGCTACAGGCCCGGGACCGTGGCTCTCCGCGAGATCCGCCGCTACCAGAAGTCCACCGAGCTGCTCATCCGCAAGCTGCCCTTCCAGCGCCTGGTGCGGGAGATCGCGCAGGACTTCAAGACCGACCTGCGCTTCCAGAGCTCGGCCGTCATGGCCCTGCAGGAGGCCAGCGAGGCCTACCTGGTCGGGCTCTTTGAGGACACCAACTTGTGCGCCATCCACGCCAAGAGGGTCACCATCATGCCCAAGGACATTCAGCTGGCCCGTCGTATCCGCGGCGAGAGGGCCTAA